Within Candidatus Rokuibacteriota bacterium, the genomic segment CGGCGCTCGCGGCCAGGCCCTCGCCGGCCCGCCCCAGGTGCCCCCGGCCGAGTTTGAGCGGGAGCGGATCCTGAAGGCCCTGGAGCGCGCCCACGGGAACCAGAGCGAGGCCGCCCGGGCCCTCGGCATCAACCGCACCACCCTCTGGCGGAAGCTCAAGGAGCACGGGATCGAGGCGCGCTCCGGGGCGTGAGGTTCACAGCGGCACTTGACGGCAGGTCGCGAGCGAGGCGCCATGGAGACGAACGAGGAGGATTCGGTGAGCCGCGTCTTCCGCTTCTGGCTGGAGCTCTCGAAGGAAGAAGAACTTCGTCGGCTCCTGGAACTGATCCGCCAGGAGTTCCGCCGTCGCGGCCTGTTCCTGACCTACCAGGTCAAGCGGGAGCCTCAGGCCGGGCAGTGATCCTCGCCGTCGCGCTCCTGGACGTCGTCGCCTTCTTCTCGCTCAACTACCTTGCCAACCACGTCCTCGGCCTGGCTGAGTCGCGCCTGGCCTACTGGGCCGTCGTGCTCCTCGGCCCCGGGATGCTCCTGCCGGCGGCGCTGACGGAACGGATCGCGGCATCGGGTGTGCTGGAGCGCCGGCGCGGGAGCGGCAGGAGCGAGGCGACCAAGATCGCTGGCGCCCTGGCGGCAGGCGCGCTGATGGCGGCCTTCCCCATCGGCAGGCTGGTCCTCGCCGCGCCCGCGCACGCGCTACGTTTGTCCGTGTGGCTCTTCCTGACCAGCCTGGCCGAGGTCGGCGTGTTCCTGGGAATCGTGTACAACCTCGTCTGCGCGCTGCTGGTCCCCACGTTCGCCCGGTCGCCTGCTGTCGCCTTGGCCGCCGTCATCGCCAGCGCGAGCTTCGGCCTCTACCACCTCACCTACGCCCCGCCCTGGAACACACTCCCGATGGCCGTGACGCTCTCCCTGGTCTGGCTCGGGGTCACCGCCGTCTATCTCCTGACTGGTAGCCTCTGGGCCGCCGCCGTTTTCAACACCGCCATGGCTATCATCGGCTTCGTCCTGAACGACGTGACGGTGCTGGATCGAGAGCCGCTGGCGCTGGGTGTTCTGCTTGATGGGGTGAGCCTCGCGGCAATCATCGTGACGAAGCGCGTGCTCCCGCGAAGACTGCGGCCACGGCCGAGATCATAACACCCCTCTCAGCCGCTCCCGCCCCAGGCCGAACCCACACCCTTGGCTGCCGGGCTTCAGGCGCCGCCCGAGGAGCCTGCCCCCCGAGGAGCCATGCTACAGGACCACGATCACGGCCGTGCCCACTCGCAGCCGCGTCGTCTTCGCCGCGATGTACGTCGCGAGCTGCACGGGGCGGGAGAGATAGCCGTAAGTCGAGAAGTGATGCTCGGCGAGCCAGACGGTCCGGAAGCCCACGGCCTCGGCCGCCTGGGCGATCTCGATCCCACGCGCGCAGATCTCCTCGGAGGAGCGTGCGGACGGCGATTGCATCAGCAGGAAGGTTCCGAAGCGCCTGCCCCCTATCTGACCGGTCGCGGCTTGAGCGCGGCGTAGGCCTCCTGGACTTCCTTGTCCGTCCGCTCGACGGTCGCATAGAGGGTCCTGAGATTCAGGCACGTGGCGCGCAGATCCTCATTGGGGAGCGAGCAGCGGTTTACGCTCTGGAAGAAGACGTTGAGCCACCAGGCGGTGATCTTGGCCATCTCGGTCACCACGATCGCCGCCGCCGCCGGAACGGTCTTGGTCGGATCCAGGATGGTCGCCGCCACGACCCCCACCAGGATGGGCCACTTCCCATTGACCTCCTCGAACACATCCACCAGGCCGGCGGCGCGGGCCTCCGCAGCGAATGCCCTCAGGCCCGCGTCGAAGCCCTCGAGGGCGATCTGGTTGCGACGAACGGCCCGGGCGACAGCGACGAGCCGGGCAAAGTACTGCGTGTCGGCGACGAAGGCCGTGTACCGGTCCTGGAGCTTCGTCAACGCTTCCCTGCACGTGCGGAGGCGATCCGCGTCGTCGGTCGGGACACGCTGGCACGCGGCTTTCTGCGCTTTGATGTCGGCGTCGAGCTGCGCGCGGGTCGCCAGGAGTCCCGTGCGCTGCTGCTCGAGCTGCTCGCGGGCGACGGGCGTGAGAAACGTCGGCACGGCGACGGGCTCCGGGATGACCACTTCGGCCTCCAGCACACCGAACCACAGCAACCCTACGGCCACCGTGATGAACCGCTGGCACACGATTATCCTCATGACGCTCCTCATGATTCTGGGCATGGCCCAGGCGCTCTCGTCAGCGTTTGCCGATCCGTTGATCCGCGAGCTCCACCGTCTTGTCGCGCGCCTCGTTCAACGCCTCCATGAGCTGCCGGGACGCGACGACGAGTCGGCGCGCCGTCTCCAGCGGGTTCTGCGGATCGAGCCGCTTCAGCGCGCGCCGGACGTCGGCGTGGGCGCCGGCGCGCGACATGGGAAGCCGGATCGCGTCAAAGTCCACCACGCGCGTGTTCCCATAGAGATCGTCCACGAACGTGAGCCACGCGACCGCCGCCGCTTCCTCGCGTGACCCGGGGCGAGCCGGCGGAATGCGTGGCCGGGTGCGGATCGATTCCTCGGCCTCGCGACGCAGCTCGACGTCGGTGATGTCGGCCAGCGCCGCGATGGCCGACTTGAGGTCCCCGGTCGCTACGAGCGCCCGCGCCACCGCGAGCACCGCGTCCCTCTGGATGATCGGCGCCTTGACCCTGGCGCCGAGGTGCCTGACCCCACCGACGTCGCCCTTCCTGACGCGAACCTCCACGATCTGGTAGAGGGCGGTATCACGGTCGGTATCGTGGAGCCGTTCCGCCATCTCGAGGGCTGCACCCACGTCGTCCAGGGCTGCGTAGGTTCCCGCGGACATGGCGAAGTTTTTCGATACCGTCGCGAGGAGCTTCCGCGCCCCGGCGACATCCCCGCGCTGGGCCCGAGCGGTGATGACCTCCTCCCAGGCGGACGAACGCTGGCCGGTGTCCCGAATCGTGGCGATCGTCTGTCGGGCGCCGTCGTAGTCGCCGCGCCGCGCCTGAGTCGCCGCGACACCGCTCAGCGCGAATTCCCGGGTGACCGCATCGGCAATCTTCGCCACGGCCTGCCGGGCGGCCTGGACATCGCCGCTCGACGCGTGGGCGAAGCCCACCTCCCACCAGAAGTCCCGCGTTCGCGCGGCGGGAGGGACCTGCGCGAGGGTTTCCCGGAGACCGACCCAGTCGCCCTTGTCGTGGTGGGCCGACACGATCGCGGCGTAGGCGGCACCCTGATTCTCCGCGGTTCGGATGCGGCGCGCCGTCCGGCGGGCGCCGCTGAAGTCGCCCCGTCCCGCCTGCGCCACGACGACATCGATCAGCGCGCCGTCGCGGTGCTCCTCGTCGCCCACGTCCTCAGCGATCTTGAGCGCGGTGGCGACGTCGCCCCGCTTGGCCGCGTCGCGCACGATCAGCATGCGCGCCTTTGCTCGCGCGCCGCCTGCGGGCAGGCCATCGGCCTCCTTGCGGGCTTCATCGAGGGCGCCGGCCGCGGCCAGCGCGGACACGAAATCGAAGGCGAGGTCCCGGTCGTCGAGGGCGGCCATTTTCATGAGATCGCCGGCGTTAACGAGAAGCGTCCTGGCGAGGGTTTCGATGCGCTTTTCGAGCTTCACGATGCGATCCCGTGTTTCCGACGCTCGGGGCGAGCTCCCTTCCAGGGCGAGATAGGCGCGGAACCAGGCGATCGCCTCGACATCCCGGCCGCCGCTGCCCTCGCACGCCATCCCGAGGAGCAGGAAGAGCTCCCGCGACAGGGGCCGGACGATCTGGGCGAGCCGCAGCTCCCGCAGCGCTAGCTCCCACTCGCCGAGCTCCAGGGCGGCGAGTCCCAACGCCACGAAGTCGCGCGCGTCGAGCGACGACGGCGGAGGGGCAGCCTGGCCGTGCGCGGTGGCGGCACCGCCGGCGAGGAGGACGGCGGCGAGGGCGGAGCTCAGGATGCGCCGGCTCACCGTGGCGCCGAGGGTTCCTTCTCCGCCGCCGTCGCCTTCTCCGGCGTCATCGGCTCCTTCTCCGGCGTCGCAGTCGAGCCCGCCGTGGGGGGCGGCGTGAAACTCAGGTCCACGTACTCACGGATCACGGCGTTGACGAGGTGAACGCGCTGCTCGGCGTTCGTGACCGCCTGCTTGGCTTCCGCGACGCGGACATCGCGTTCCAGCGTTTGCGGCTGCTGCTCGAGCTCCTGCAACCGCTGCTCGAGGACCGCAACGTCCTGCTTGGCCGCTTCGCGCTTGGCCACCAATCCGCGTGGGCCAGTGATGATCGGGTCCGCACGCAAATGCGCCGGGATTTCGGGGTCGCGGAATCGTGGTCCCTGGAGAGTCGGCCAGGTCAGTTGCTGTCCTTGCACCTTTCCCTGGAGGTCGAAGACTCTGCGCGCTTCGGCAACGGCACGCTCCCTCCCAGCATCGAGAACACCGATGCTCTGCCGCTCGGTCTCCGTGCCAGCCGCTGCCGCGCCAGTCTTCGCAGCCTGACCATGTGCTTCGGCGCTGGCGACCTGGCCGCCGGCGGTTCGTGGCCCGGGGCCACTGTCGGGGGGCCGAGACGCACCGCTGGGTACCGGGTGCGGGCCTCCGGCGGGGAACGGCGTGAGGCCGGCGACGAGCCGGTTGATGCGCCCCTGCGCGTCGGCGGCGATCGCCGCCTGCAGCCCCTGGCTGGCCGCCTGGTCACCGGGTTGCGTCCGCAGCCAGTCGCGATAGATCGCCACCGCCTCCGGCGCGCGTCCCTGCTGCTGGAGCAGCGCGGTGAGGTTGCGATAGCCCTGTGCGTTGGCCGGCTCGAGGCGGATCGCCTCGCGGTAGGCCGCCTCGGCCTCGCGCGTCTTGCCCTGACCCTGCAGGAGGACGCCGAGGTTGTTGTGTGCGCGCGCGTTGTTCGGGGTGAGCTTGATCGTCTCTCGGTACAGCGCCTCCGCGTTCGCCGGTTGACGCTCAGCGACTCCGTCGGCGCGTTTGAGCAACACATCGGCGAGCGCGGCACGCGTCTTCGTCGAGTTCGGGAGGTCCGCCAGCGCGCGCCGCAACACCTGCTCGGCCTGGACATCCTGGTTCCCCAGGCGCAGAGACATCGCGTGGTTCAGCGCGACGGCCTCGAGAAGGGCGGTCGTGACCGTGTTCTTCGGATCACGCCGCAGCGCCTCTCGAAGCTCGCGCTCCGCCTCGTCGCGCTTCGACTGGGCCTCGAGGACGCGCGCGAGGTCCTGGCGTCTGGAGACGACGTCCGGAGCAAGACGCAGCGACTCGCGCAGCGCGCTCTCCGCCTCGGCGACTCGCTGCTGCTTGTAGAGCGCCCACCCGAGCGTGCCGTGAGCGTCCGGATTGTCGGGATTCGCGGCAAGAGCCCGCCGTGCGTATATCTCGGCCGCGCGGGAATCGTTGGCGCGCTTCGCGACCAAGGCTTGGGCCATCGGGAGCCATTCGCGCGTGCCCTCCGCTTCGCGCGGACCGGGATTCCGCCGGAGCACCTCCTGATACGCCGCGACCGCGTCTTCGAGCTTCCGCTGATTGTGAAGGCTCAGGGCCAGGAAGAAATACGCGTCGGCGCTGTCCGGCATGAGCCTGACGGCGCGGCGGAAGTACTCCTCGGCCTCGCTCCATCGCCCCTCATCGTAGAGCTCCCGCCCCTTCCCATAGGCGGCATGGTACGGGCGCTCGCGTTCCTCCTTCCTCTTCTGCTCGTCGCGCCAGGCTTCACGGGCCGCCCGGAACTGAGCGAGCCGGGCCTCGAGCTGGAGTCGCTGAAGCTCCGCCCCCGCCTTCGCGTGACCGAGCTGGTGCGCCTTCCGGAAGGCGGCGATCGCGGCCTTGAGACCATCCTCCAACTCGTCTCCGTAAGGCTCCTGCGCGCGACCCAGGTTGAAGAGAAAGTTCCACTGCTCGACGATCGGGGCGCTGAGCGCGGCGCCCAACATGTACTGGGCGTCGGCGTCGCCTGGCAGCAGCTCCGTCGCTCGCCGGAAGGCCTGCTGGGCGTCGGTCCAGAGTCGCTCCCGGTAAGACGCGAGCCCGCTGTTGTACGCCTGGGCCCCGAGCTGTTCGCGTGTAGGGCCGCTGGAGCCCGGGCGGTCGCCACCCGGTGTCTCGTCAGGACACGGAACCGGACGGCCGTTGATCGAGCATTTCACCCCTCCAATCGAGGGGGCTTGGGCACACGCAGGGGATGAATGCAGCACGGCCACGAGCGCAATGACGCCCAACCCAACAGCTATCCCATCGGCTCGTAGGAGGTGTCGGTCCATGTCGTCGCCTCTCTTGTGAGCATAGGCGGTATTAAAGCCCTCTTCTCAGCGTCACTTGCCGTGGGTCGCCAGGTATTCGCAGGTCTCGCGGGCGAATCCCGAGCCGATGCACAGGCCGTACAACTCTTCGTCAGGCTTCGACCTGACGGGAGGACCCAAGCCCGTGTTCCGGCCGAATCCTGTCGTCGGTCCGAAGCCCGTGTTCGGGCCGAACCCGCTGTTGATTCCGAAGCCCGTGTTCGGGCCGAACCCGGGGGTCGAAGGCGGCGTGGATGGAGGAGACGCGCTTGAGCCGGACCGGTGTCTGGACTGCGCGTCCACGGCGGCTGAACCGAGGAGTACTAGCAACAAGGCCAGACACGCTGCGTTGCGCATCGGTAGCTTCCAAGAGTTCTCATATGGCCAGCGCGAGCGGACAGCGCCGATACCGGATCACAATAATCCTTTCCGCCGAAAATACGCGCATGCGGCTCTCTCCGTCGCGCCACCCAAAGTCTCGGGCGGCATAAACGACGAGGCTTCTGCATTTGGATATTTGCGCAGGCCGACCAGCTTGGATTTCATCTCGTACGCAACTCCGTGCAGCCAACTCCGCTGGCTGGCGCAATCCCACTCGATGACTTGCGTCGAGTTCTTATAGGTAGCGCCGTCCGGAGTCGTCTTCGGCTCTGAATACATCGTGAGAACGTAGGCTTGAATTCCGCCGTTCGCTCCTCGTTCGATGGAGCTCACGTTGAGGTCGACGCGGGCGATGTCCCGCTTCAACAGCATCTCCCACTCGTCGCTGGCCGCCTTCGATGCGGCGGCGCCAACGGCGGCGCCCGCCAGGAGCGCGGCCAGAAGGATCTCGCGCAGGGCTTCTCTCATGGGCTTTGCCTGCTATCTCGCCGGCGCGAGCGACTGCGCCGGGACTTTCCACACGGGACCAGACGGCTGCGGGGCGACGTTGCGGCGGACGCCGTCCCAATCGACCTGCCCGCAGTGGACCGCGGCCTCCCGGGGGTGCGGTTGTTCTTGCACTCCGCCTTCAATCGCGCGGTGACCGAATCGATGCGCGCCTGCGCGGCGGCCAGCTTCGCCTCTGCCTGCGCGAGTGCGCACAGCCTGGACAAAGGTCCTTTCCCTGCCGCTCCGCCCCAAGCCGAACCCACGCCGGCGGCTGCCGGCCGGCCCCTCCCGGCGTCACGCGCCGTCAGGCGCCCGTTCAGGAGCATGGCTGGATGGTACAGCGCGGATAAAGCGCCGGTC encodes:
- a CDS encoding LLM class flavin-dependent oxidoreductase, with the protein product MQSPSARSSEEICARGIEIAQAAEAVGFRTVWLAEHHFSTYGYLSRPVQLATYIAAKTTRLRVGTAVIVVL
- a CDS encoding tetratricopeptide repeat protein, with product MKCSINGRPVPCPDETPGGDRPGSSGPTREQLGAQAYNSGLASYRERLWTDAQQAFRRATELLPGDADAQYMLGAALSAPIVEQWNFLFNLGRAQEPYGDELEDGLKAAIAAFRKAHQLGHAKAGAELQRLQLEARLAQFRAAREAWRDEQKRKEERERPYHAAYGKGRELYDEGRWSEAEEYFRRAVRLMPDSADAYFFLALSLHNQRKLEDAVAAYQEVLRRNPGPREAEGTREWLPMAQALVAKRANDSRAAEIYARRALAANPDNPDAHGTLGWALYKQQRVAEAESALRESLRLAPDVVSRRQDLARVLEAQSKRDEAERELREALRRDPKNTVTTALLEAVALNHAMSLRLGNQDVQAEQVLRRALADLPNSTKTRAALADVLLKRADGVAERQPANAEALYRETIKLTPNNARAHNNLGVLLQGQGKTREAEAAYREAIRLEPANAQGYRNLTALLQQQGRAPEAVAIYRDWLRTQPGDQAASQGLQAAIAADAQGRINRLVAGLTPFPAGGPHPVPSGASRPPDSGPGPRTAGGQVASAEAHGQAAKTGAAAAGTETERQSIGVLDAGRERAVAEARRVFDLQGKVQGQQLTWPTLQGPRFRDPEIPAHLRADPIITGPRGLVAKREAAKQDVAVLEQRLQELEQQPQTLERDVRVAEAKQAVTNAEQRVHLVNAVIREYVDLSFTPPPTAGSTATPEKEPMTPEKATAAEKEPSAPR